The window agcagcctgaattatatcgagagaccagtTGTGATCTTAGATCGGAAGACAAAGAACTTGAGGAACATGGTGgttcagctagtgaaggtgcagtggcagcaccgaaagggttcagagtgCACGTGGGAGTCCAAtggggagatgagggagcattacccagagtcaTTTTCAACAGCAACAGCAGCAGACTtctaggacgaagtctaagataagtaggggagagttgtaacgccccattcatggtatgtaattaaaataaagtatttcatttctgaaggggtactcgacgagtctgtagcccgactcgtcgagtagagtcgggacgATCACGCATTTTGAGTtggatactcgacgagtccatacgctggactcggcgagtccgcctgtctggatgaagccctaattttaagggtttgcaccctatttaaacacacttaTGCGCCCCCAACCTCGCCTCTACACTCTCAAAACATTTCCCCtgtaaaccctagccccattgttgagtttgagtgtgCTTGTGATAGCTTGGAAGCTTTGGGAAGGAAAGAAGGTCCATAGAAAGAAAGGAAGATCCAGGAGTTAGCTTACAATTGTTCTTCGTTCAGGTAATGAAGTTATGACCTTGTGCATTCCTATATTATAACCTCCTTTATGCTTGTTATGCCCTCTTTGGagccttttatgattcaaaacttgaaATATGGACTCTCATTGGATgaaaacttcagatctggactctcatTGCATTCTAAAAGTGTAAAGTTTCAGTTATGGTCGTGATTGAAGTCCCTCTTGAGCTtggaaccccattaagagcttagggttggcatttgaagcctttaaagccatgcctgcacttaaagtttgcaactttacgtgataagcatgccctagaagcatAGATTTGTGACTTAGAGCCGATGCATGGCTCAAATCAGGCCTGTATGGAAAAAGGGActgaatggacttggcgagtcatatgaagatagccttggactcgacgagttggatgagcaactcggcaagtccgatgaagattgccttagactcaacgagttgttctacagctcggcaagtcggatgagtTTTTCCCAAGAAAAGTAGTGTTTGAGTGAAATGGATTCATTCCTTCATAGTTACACGTAAAgtcagcaactttacgtgttcagatggTCCCAAGGGCTCAGATCTACAAGTTAGAGGCCCTGGAATGGATTAGAATTCGATTTCATGGAATCTGCGataggactcggcaagttgttcttcggtctcgacgagttgagtcgtgagtCCCCGTTTTCCCTTCGAGTTGTGAGTTCAAAGTGAATCAGTGAGTGGGAAAGGGGCTCGGTGAGTTAAAGGCAGAGTTAgtaaaggagggactcggcgagtctgcgtcctgactcggcaagtccggtcaactggaagttgactttgaccaggggtaataTAGTCATTGACCCCAAGAGCATTTACTAGTAACTAATCTAGTGTTTTTGGAAATTGTAGCCGGACAGTTCCGGAGCGGCGGTCAGCCACTTTAGAGTTAGCATCACAGCAGTCagcactacgaggtgagttttccttccagtacgaacgagtctacggccacaatgccggcccgtctagttagcagtcAGTTCttgactttggtccgatgcagaagttcagtgtgcttgatgtctttgtgattcaagcatgtctttgtgttatgtgttccggacttcgttccgatgcagtgtgcagtatatgtgtttatgctagttgatatgtttatgctatgctatgctcagtcagtttccggacttcggtccgatgcaggggacaaggtcccaatcaattccggatttcgatccgatgcagttagttccggacttcggtccgatgcaggggacaagatcCCAGtcggttccggacttcggtccgatgtagtttctggacttcggtccgatgcagagggcaaggccctggttagttccggacttcggtctgatgcagtttccggacttcggttcgatgcagtgggcaaggcccaatatgtgcttatatgattgtacggtatgtggtagtctgagggagctcactaagctttgtgcttacagtttcaattttggtttcaggtacttccgcaagcaaaaggaagggctcgggatgatggcattgcacacaccacagcttcagcttttgtcctgggagtttattTCATATACTATGATATGTTGTTACAATTCTTTTGTTATGACACCTCTATTATAACTTTTTGGGATTTATGACgtacgattttatgatatattataGATCGTTGATAACCTTAgtattatttaaacaaaaaattttgggtcgtttcatctAAGTTGACTATTTGTTCTTATCTTAACCTGAGGGCAACCGGAGGAATAATTGAATAGATGACTTGGCAGTTTTTTTGACATGTGGATTGCTTTGTTGGCTTAAAACATGACATGTAGGATATGTTCATCGATATAACCCATCTTTACTAAAACAAATTAGGGCAAACATCTCCTCCTTAACGACTTTGTCCTTCTTCTCCcatgactccttcttcttcctctaaATCTGTGATCTCCAAGTCAAGCACCAACATTTCAAAATCAAAGGGGACACTTGATGATGGGAAGCATTGTGATTGTGGGTACAGTGCTAGAATTTGGACATCAACCATCAAAGCTAATCCTGGAAAAAAGCTTATGACTTGTCCCTGTTCTTTGGTAAGTCTATCTAAAAGCTATTTATATCCATTTCCTAATAATTTCTTGGTTATGTGAGTTAATTTTTTCTGAACATGAAGGATCGAAATACGaaagttgtaatttctagaaATGGGTTGATGCTGATGAACCAAAAAACAAGACTAGGATAAATGAAGAAGAACCAAAAGAAAGCTCAATGGAAGTGAAAACTTTAATACTAGAAATGATTTGAATTTTTACAATTTGAAGACACCTGAGGATGCTATGCTTTTTAGAAAGAAATTCGATGAACTGACTAGGAAGAAAAAACACCTTTGTGGTAGACATCAATGGTAAGGGAGTCACTATCTCTTGACATGGTTGTTGCACACTCTTTGAGCTCTGTTTCACCTTCTGTAAAAACAATTTCACCTTCACCATATGTAGAAAACGATTTCACCTTctgtaaaaataattttaatttcgCATTCACCTCCTTCCTTAAGCCACAGCCACAACGATTTCACCAAGTAAGAACCCTAGATCGCATATGGAAACATATTTCCTAGGAAGTCCCTCAGAAATATATGGTCCTAGGAAATTTCTAGGAAATATATTTCCTAAGAAATCCCTTGGAAATATATTTCCTAGGAAACTCCTCGGAAAAATATTTCCTAAGAAATTCCTCGCAAATACATTTCCTAGGAAACTTCTCGGAAAAATATAGCCTTGGAAATGCCTCAGGACTTTCGACAAAATATATCTCCTAGGAAATGCCTCAGAAGTTTCCTTGGAAATCTCTCACAAAAAGTTTCCTATTGAGGGCTTTTCCATATCAGGCACTCCTAGAAGTCATTCCATTCTAATTGTCTTAAACTTTCTCTTATCTCTTTAACTCCTTGGTCAAACTCTATTGTTCCAAGGGTTACTTTCTAGCATCAAATAGTTTATTATTGTTGGGTATGAACCATTAAAGGCAATATACTTTGGTTACTCTTCATTTGCATCTTGAAGAATTCGAAATCTACATCAGAGGTCTTTAAGCAAATTAGTTTTATTAAAGATTAGTAAATTTTATCCCTCTATTAGTTATACATATCAACTAAGTTAAGATACATATAGATTTTAGAGTTTGTTTGCCTTAGATTAAAATTGTTTGTTTCCGCTACCATGTTATTAATCTAGGAAGTATATAGAAAACCTATCAATTATGGGATATGTGAGAATTGAGATATAAAAACCTATCATGTTTTCGAGTTTCTTTGCCCGGAGGATACGTGAGCGAGGGAAAAAAATCATGCATCGGTTCGATTGTACATTTTCATAATTTGTAGAAACTACATTTTTTCATTATTGTTTCATTTGTAAAAAAGAAATGCAAAGAATCTCGAAAATGCAACATCGATGCAATGTTGTAGAAACCGTTTCGATGCAATGTTGTAGAAACCGTTTGTTATTGAACCGAGACCGAAATGCAAAAAAGAAATGTCAATATGACCGAGACCGAAGATGAGAGTGGTTCAATAACAAACGGTTTTATGTTAATTCTTAGACCAGATCAAACTGAACATATTCTTCAAGCACCAGGTTGAATCAAATAAGTATGACAGAAGTTGTTTATTGGACTTGGATAATTTGATTTCTCTCAGCCCGTTAAAAACAACCAATTTTCAAAGCAAGTTAAACATCTCGATTGATCAGATTATCCGGAATGTACACAACTCGATGGTCGATGATGCACCACACTATTGGGCACGTCTTCGACGCACACTGGACACTAATATAAGGCCGATATTCACAACTTGTAGACCGATATTTCTCAACTgttatatttatggttttataataTAGTTCACTATCACAATGATGATTGAACTGGAGAAATAAcaaatacataaatttataaagAATGaattaaaccaaaaccaatcatCAAACCAGTTCAACTAAAACACCGGTTTTTTAAAAGAACATAAAACTTCTTGAATCTAACGGATTTTTTAGGTATGTAATAAAAGAATCTTTTATAATTATTTGGAAAGTTGTCTATGATACACATAAGAGTGTTTTCTAAACCATCTATAACATTatagtattatcattaattttTGGATTCGTAGTCCATGGGATGTATGGATAGTGTCCCATCTAAAATTAAGCAATAAGCAACAAAGGAGCTTATGTAAAATCCAACTAACTTAGTGACGGAAGACCGAAAAAAGTTCAACCCAAAATCCTTAATTTGTCGACATACCCCACCACACACCACTAGTGAAATAAGTGTAGATTTAGAGGCTTTTTAACCACAACCACCCCTCATCGGCAATTTCGAAAGCCACGTGAAGTCTCTTAACGTGGCCCTTTAAGCATCCACTCTCCTTTGTCTTCACCAGTTCTCCCCAACCCTATAAAACCCACCACCTCAAACCCTCATCCTCCATtcaaccaccatcaccaccagtACTACTGCCACCTTCTCTCCTCCCTCAAAACTTCATATATCTTTTTCCGACATGGCTGCTTCTTCAATATTCATGGTAGCCCCCATCACAGTTTTCAAGAGAAATCCCGCATTCTCCATCAGGTGCATGGCACCGACACCACAAAGTGGTGAAACCGGGAGTTCCAAACAAGCAACCACACCAAATATGACCACTCCTCCTCCTCCACCGCCTGCACCGAAGGTCAGCTCGAAGTTCTCTGATGTATTGGCGTTCAGCGGACCGGCACCGGAGAGGATAAACGGTAGGTTGGCGATGATCGGGTTTGTGTCGGCGATGGCGGTAGAAGTGAGCAGCGGTCAAGACGTGTTTGCCCAGATCGGCAATGGCGGAGTGGCGGTGTTTGTCGGCACTAGCATGGTGTTGACGTTAGCGTCGTTGGTGCCGTTGTTTAAAGGAGTGAGTGTGCAGTCGAAGTCGAGTGGACTGATGACGTCAGATGCAGAGCCCTTGTCTAGTCTAGCTAATGTATTACAAAACTTTTCTATTACAGAATTAAATCTAATTAAAACAGgaaaatatatatattcttttgaaCATTTATTTGTATCAATTTACCATACATGGTTCAAAACTTCAAATCATGAAAAGCATGTTTTCTGATAATATAAAAGAATATAATACAGTATAATTGTATAAAACAAAAAACTAAC of the Lactuca sativa cultivar Salinas chromosome 6, Lsat_Salinas_v11, whole genome shotgun sequence genome contains:
- the LOC111881957 gene encoding early light-induced protein 1, chloroplastic; its protein translation is MAASSIFMVAPITVFKRNPAFSIRCMAPTPQSGETGSSKQATTPNMTTPPPPPPAPKVSSKFSDVLAFSGPAPERINGRLAMIGFVSAMAVEVSSGQDVFAQIGNGGVAVFVGTSMVLTLASLVPLFKGVSVQSKSSGLMTSDAEPLSSLANVLQNFSITELNLIKTGKYIYSFEHLFVSIYHTWFKTSNHEKHVF